The region TCTGCCCCCATTGCGAGACATTCCCGCACCGCTTCAACGGCCTGGGCCGGCCCCATGGAAATAACAGTCACTTTGCCGCCGTGTTTTTCCCGCAAGCGAAGTGCTTCTTCCATGGCATTTTTGTCAAACGGGCTGACAATCCCGGGTACACCCTGTCGAATCAGCGTGTGGGTTTCCGGATCAATCCTGACTTCCGTCGTATCCGGTACCTGTTTTACACATACAACAATATTCATTACTGGGTACTTCCTCCTGTGTTTATAATATTTAGAGAAAAAACTTTGCCTTAACTCCCTGTAATCTATCGCAGTACAGCCGCCGAGACGACCATTCTCTGCACTTGATTAGTACCTTCGTAGATTTGGGTGATTTTTGCATTACGCATCAGACGTTCAACCGGATATTCACGGCTGTAACCGTAACCGCCAAAAATTTGAACAGCATCGGTAGTTACGCGCATGGCTGTATCGGACGCAAACATTTTTGCCATAGCGGCTTCCTTGCTATAAGGCAGCCCCTGATCTTTCAGCCAGGCTGCATGATAGACCAGATGCCGGGCAGCCTGCACCTGAGTGGCCATATCGGCAAGCATAAAGGCAATGGCCTGATTGGCGCACAGCGGCTTGCCAAACTGGCAACGTTCCTTGGAATATTTAACCGCATGGTCGAGCGCACCTTGAGCAATTCCCAGCGCCTGCGCCGCCACCCCAATCCGGCCGCCATCCAATGTCTGCATGGCGATCTTAAAGCCCTCGCCCTCCTTGCCAAGGAGATTTTCTTTTGGAATCCGCACATCCTGGAAAACGAGTTCCATGGTAAGAGAAGTATGTATACCCATTTTGTGCTCTTTCTTACCAAAACTGAAACCCGGTGTTCCCTTTTCCACAATGAATGCCGAAATACCCCGGGTACCACGGCTTTTATCCGTCATGGCAAATACCACATAAATCTCGGCTTCGCCGGCATTGGTAATAAAAATTTTGCTGCCGTTAAGGATATAATCATCGCCATCCTTGACCGCAACCATTTGCTGGGCTGCCGCATCTGTCCCGGCATTCGGCTCAGTAAGACCGAAAGCACCCAATTTTACCCCCTGAGCCAGCGGTTCAAGATATTTTTTCTTTTGCGCTTCGGTGCCAAACGCAAAAATTGGCCACGCACAAAGAGATACCGAAGCCGAAAGAGTAATGGCCATCCCGTCATCGACCCTGGCAATTTGCTCAACACTCAAGATATAGCTGAGAACATCGCCGTCCGCACCGCCGTATTCGCCGGGAAAACAGATGCCGGTAAATCCCTGCTCTCCCAGTTTGTCGGCAAGTTCACGAGAAAACTCTTCTTTTTCATCTCTTTCCGCAACAGTTGGTTCCAGTTCTTTCTTGGCAAATTCATAGGCCACAGTCTGAATTGTTTTTTGATCTTCGGTCAGCGCAAACATGGTGGTAAATCCTCCTGCTCATTATATTATTGAATTGCAGTATAACTAGTTAACAGACCTAAAAATCTTGCCTGGATTGAGAATTCCGTTAGGGTCCAACGCCTTTTTGATTGCTCTCATTATCTTGAGTTCAAGCGGATTGGTGAACATTTCCATTTCTTTTATTTTTTTAGAGCCTATCCCATGTTCCCCAGACAACCGTCCGCCCAAACTATACACAAAACCATATAATTCTTTATGAAATTCATTCAGGGTGGCATCCCATACATCATCCGGAATATTCATTTTTAATGCATTGACATGGATATTCCCGTCCCCAATGTGAGCTGCGGTTGTTGTGGCAATCCCGTATTTTTTTTCCAGTTCCGGCAGTTTTTTCATGAGTTCGGATATTGCATCTACAGGAACGACGATATCTTCCGCGTAATAAACCAAACTGTCGGCCCGCGCTGCTTCGGCAAAATTTCTTCTGGCCTTCCAGATCCGGTCTTCATCAGCTACCAATACCTCTGCGGCACCGCCTTCAGTACAAAGCTCATCCACAATTACCGTTTGCTGATCTACATCGTCTTGATTAAACCCTTCTACCGTAATGATGACGTAAACTCCGCCGTCATTAGCGTAAGGCAGGTCTATTTTTAAATACCGGGCACAGCTTTGAATGGCATTGTTGTCCATGAACTCCATGCTTGTTGGTGTTATTCCTGCTTTCACAATTTTGTTGGGAATGCTGAGCGCTTGATCAACATCTTTAAAAATTGCCAGTAGATCCAGACTATGTGTAGCCAACGGCTTGAGTTTGAGCGTGACCTGGGTAATAATCCCCAATGTACCTTCCGATCCGACAAGCAATTGTTCCAGCGCATATCCCGTACTTTTCTTGGCCAACCTACTCCCAATGGTTACGATTTCTCCTTCGGGGGTTACCACTTCCACTGCGTAGACTTGATCTCTGGTTGTTCCATATTTAATCGCCTTATTTCCCCCTGCATTAGTTGAAACATTGCCACCGATCTGGCAGCTCTCACTGCTACAGGGATCTCCGGCGTAAAGCAGTCCTCTCTTTTTTGCTTCCTTTTGTATTTCGCTTGTCCGCACACCGGCCTGAGCTACTACATACAGCGCCTCTTCATTGAATTCCAAAATTTTATCCAGACGGTCCATAACCAGAACAATACCGCCATAAACCGGAATGGCTCCACCAGCCAGACCTGTCCCGGCTCCCCGGGGCGTTACCGGTACTAGGTATTTGTTGGCCAAGCGTACAACGGCAGCGACCTGTTCAGTATTTTCCGGAAAAACAACGACTTCCGGCAAATGGTGATATTTCGGATTTGCCTCTTCATCTGTTTTGTACATTTCCAACTTGTCGGAGTCGGTAGATACATAACGGTCACCCAGTATATTTTTTAACTCTGCTATCAATTCAGGAGTTACTGCATTGTATTTCATCATCAAAAATCCTCCTATTCAAAATATTAATATCGCAATTCAGGCTCCCTAAGTTCCGTTATTTAAAGCCACCTCGCTTCTACCAATGTACCAAAAACGAAATTCATATATTTTAATAGGCACTAACCTCCCTTCTAAAACTCAGAGTAACCATTATGCATTATTCCATTTTTTCGTTTTTTATTTCTACATTTTCGGGATAAAATCCTTTTTTTAATCTCTATTTTTTTATTAACATTCATATTTTTACGCATTTAGTTTACATAATTGAACTATTTTGTCTATTTTAATTGCTTGTGTATTTTTATTTTCGAAATTTACTTTTTGTATTTTTGGAATTAATTCTTTCGTTTTGCATTATAATCATCACTATCCATTTCAATTACCCGGCTATTCGGAGCTGACCAGCAAAACATAGACTAATCCTCCGTAAGGGATTAGTCTATGTTTTTGTTTATAAATTTACGAATGCTCATTCGACCAAGCAATCTAATGCTCTGCGCTATAAAAAAATTTATGCAATTACTCCGGAATCTATTTTCTTAGTGATTTTCAGCGGTTGGTCCGGTTTGACCATCAGCCAGAGTAAAGCTCCTACTATTGCCATTGCCGACGTAGATATCAGCACGGTAGTCCACCCGAAATTTGTTGCAATCCAGGCTGCGGTAACAGGCGCTGCGACGCCACCCATATTACCCCAAAAATTCATCCAGCCGCTGACTGTTCCGGTAAATTTACCACCCAGATCAATCGTGGAGGCCCACGAAGCAGCAAATACCGGTCCGAGTCCGCCGTTGGCCAAAGTCAGCCACATTACCGTAATCCATTTGTCGGTCGAATACGCTGCTGCATTTAAAGCCGCACAGCAAACAGCCAGTCCCGCAATACCGAATAACGTCCGAACTTTATTTTTAGATATCCCTGCCTTGAGCATCTTGTCAGAAATAACGCCAGTGCCCAATACCCCCAGGGTAGTAGCTATCCAGGGCAAGGAGGCCGCAAATCCCATCTGCTGCAGCGAAAAACTACGCGCTTCCATTAGATACACCGGCAGCCAGGCTAAAAATACGTAAGTAATGTAATCAGTGACAAAGAACTGACCTGCAATTGCCCAAAATTGCGAAGAAGTAATAAATGTACTCCAGGGGGCCACCTCTTTTTTCTCGACGACGGCCTCTTTACCTTCCGTAATGTGCTCCAGTTCCGCCCGATTAACGAAACGGCTTTCTTTGGGGTGATCAGCGACAAAATAGTAGTAGGCAATAGCAAGGAGTATTCCGGCCAAGCCAAAGATGTAGAATACTGCCCGCCAGCCCCACGCCATCATGATGGCAACAACGATCGCGGGGCCAAAAATCGGTCCGATATATGCGCCGGCGGACATCATCGCAGCCGCTCTACTACGCTCAGTAGTAGGAAACCATTTTTGATTTGCTAAACTAAGCGCAGGAAATACGGGCGCTTCCCCAAGACCGAAAGCAAACCGCGCTGCAATAAACGTCACGAAACTGTTACAGAGACCTGTTATCGCAGTGAAAATCGACCACCAGGCAACGGCCAGCGATGTGACAATACGAGAACCAAAGTATTCGGCCAGCATCCCCCCCGGAATTTGGCAACATGCATATGCAAGGAAAAATGCTGTCTGCATCATCCCCATGTCCATTTTGCTAAAACCGAATTCTTGCATGATCATAGGAGTAG is a window of Sporomusaceae bacterium ACPt DNA encoding:
- a CDS encoding Acyl-CoA dehydrogenase, short-chain specific — protein: MFALTEDQKTIQTVAYEFAKKELEPTVAERDEKEEFSRELADKLGEQGFTGICFPGEYGGADGDVLSYILSVEQIARVDDGMAITLSASVSLCAWPIFAFGTEAQKKKYLEPLAQGVKLGAFGLTEPNAGTDAAAQQMVAVKDGDDYILNGSKIFITNAGEAEIYVVFAMTDKSRGTRGISAFIVEKGTPGFSFGKKEHKMGIHTSLTMELVFQDVRIPKENLLGKEGEGFKIAMQTLDGGRIGVAAQALGIAQGALDHAVKYSKERCQFGKPLCANQAIAFMLADMATQVQAARHLVYHAAWLKDQGLPYSKEAAMAKMFASDTAMRVTTDAVQIFGGYGYSREYPVERLMRNAKITQIYEGTNQVQRMVVSAAVLR
- a CDS encoding putative FAD-linked oxidoreductase, which produces MMKYNAVTPELIAELKNILGDRYVSTDSDKLEMYKTDEEANPKYHHLPEVVVFPENTEQVAAVVRLANKYLVPVTPRGAGTGLAGGAIPVYGGIVLVMDRLDKILEFNEEALYVVAQAGVRTSEIQKEAKKRGLLYAGDPCSSESCQIGGNVSTNAGGNKAIKYGTTRDQVYAVEVVTPEGEIVTIGSRLAKKSTGYALEQLLVGSEGTLGIITQVTLKLKPLATHSLDLLAIFKDVDQALSIPNKIVKAGITPTSMEFMDNNAIQSCARYLKIDLPYANDGGVYVIITVEGFNQDDVDQQTVIVDELCTEGGAAEVLVADEDRIWKARRNFAEAARADSLVYYAEDIVVPVDAISELMKKLPELEKKYGIATTTAAHIGDGNIHVNALKMNIPDDVWDATLNEFHKELYGFVYSLGGRLSGEHGIGSKKIKEMEMFTNPLELKIMRAIKKALDPNGILNPGKIFRSVN
- the sauU_2 gene encoding putative sulfoacetate transporter SauU; amino-acid sequence: MRMTNYRWVVGSFGMLMAVVSYMDRVNLSVTTPMIMQEFGFSKMDMGMMQTAFFLAYACCQIPGGMLAEYFGSRIVTSLAVAWWSIFTAITGLCNSFVTFIAARFAFGLGEAPVFPALSLANQKWFPTTERSRAAAMMSAGAYIGPIFGPAIVVAIMMAWGWRAVFYIFGLAGILLAIAYYYFVADHPKESRFVNRAELEHITEGKEAVVEKKEVAPWSTFITSSQFWAIAGQFFVTDYITYVFLAWLPVYLMEARSFSLQQMGFAASLPWIATTLGVLGTGVISDKMLKAGISKNKVRTLFGIAGLAVCCAALNAAAYSTDKWITVMWLTLANGGLGPVFAASWASTIDLGGKFTGTVSGWMNFWGNMGGVAAPVTAAWIATNFGWTTVLISTSAMAIVGALLWLMVKPDQPLKITKKIDSGVIA